Proteins co-encoded in one Setaria viridis chromosome 9, Setaria_viridis_v4.0, whole genome shotgun sequence genomic window:
- the LOC117839934 gene encoding uncharacterized protein, translating to MAVSSPSSAPEKKRKWLLSNRKVIDKYLREARAILVAAPESGGGDAVAALGLVDAALELSPRMEAALELRARALLVLRRYREVAEMLRDYIPSCGKSCSGDDTASSSSAASLLSSGSGDLGTISRAKLLSPDRHRSDDAEPDARPVRSFRCFDISELKRRVLAGLSKNPNTDTQWRYLVLGQACFHLGLIEDAMVLLQTGRRLASAAFRRESVCWSDDSFTSSAAAAAVATVPSGKTSKSGSAFIIPAMESEAVSQLLAHVKLLLRRRAAAMAALDAGLPAEAVRHFSKILEARRGVLPHPFAAACLVGRAAAFQAGGRPADAIADCNRALALDPAYIPALRARADLLQSVGALADCLRDLDHLKLLYDAALRDGKLPGPRWRPQGGVRYREIAGAHRKLTARIQGLRSRVAAGEACNIDYYLLLGVRRGCTRSELERAHLLLSLKLKPDRAVVFGERLELVDEHRDLEAVRDQARMSALLLYRMLQKGYSFVMSAVLDEEAAERQRAKDAAAAAAAAAAAALAAKQEAAKQEPPQPVPEKSKTTETVRPRSPPGRAPKAKTKPKTAAVPTVSKAPVAVTSTAPVYQGVFCRDMAVVGTLLSRGAGGGFDRALPVKCEAMSC from the exons ATGGCGGTGTCCTCGCCTTCTTCTGCtccggagaagaagaggaagtggCTGCTCAGCAACAGGAAG GTGATCGACAAGTACCTGCGGGAGGCGAGGGCGATTCTCGTGGCGGCGCCGGagtccggcggcggggacgcggtggcggcgctcggcCTGGTGGACGCGGCGCTGGAGCTGTCGCCTCGGATGGAGGCCGCCCTGGAGCTGCGGGCGCGCGCGCTCCTCGTGCTGCGCCGTTACCGGGAGGTCGCCGAGATGCTCCGCGACTACATCCCCAGCTGCGGCAAGTCCTGCTCCGGCGAcgacaccgcctcctcctcgtcggcggcgtcgctgcTGTCCTCCGGTTCCGGTGACCTCGGCACGATCTCCCGTGCCAAGCTCCTCTCGCCCGACCGCCACCGCTCCGACGACGCCGAGCCTGACGCTCGGCCCGTCCGTTCCTTCCGCTGCTTCGACATCTCCGAACTCAAGCGCCGCGTCCTTGCCGGCCTCTCCAAGAATCCCAACACGGACACCCAATGGAG GTACTTGGTCCTGGGCCAAGCTTGCTTCCACCTCGGCCTCATAGAGGACGCCATGGTGCTGCTCCAGACCGGCCGCCGCCTTGCTTCAGCGGCGTTCCGCCGCGAGAGCGTCTGCTGGTCCGACGATAGCTTcacgtcgtccgccgccgccgccgcggtcgccaCCGTTCCATCGGGGAAAACGTCAAAGTCCGGTTCGGCGTTCATTATCCCGGCCATGGAATCGGAGGCCGTGTCCCAGCTCCTGGCGCATGTCAagctcctgctccgccgccgcgcggccgccatggccgcgctaGACGCAGGGCTGCCGGCCGAGGCTGTCCGCCATTTCTCCAAGATCCTCGAGGCACGCCGCGGTGTGCTGCCGCACCCCTTCGCCGCGGCGTGCCTCGTGGGTCGTGCCGCCGCGTTCCAGGCCGGTGGCCGCCCGGCCGACGCCATTGCGGACTGCAACCGCGCCCTCGCCCTGGACCCCGCCTACATCCCAGCGCTTCGTGCCCGCGCCGACCTCCTGCAGTCCGTGGGCGCGCTCGCCGATTGCCTCCGTGACCTTGACCACCTCAAACTCCTGTACGATGCCGCGCTCCGGGACGGCAAGCTCCCAGGCCCGCGGTGGCGGCCACAGGGTGGCGTGCGGTACCGTGAGATCGCCGGCGCTCACCGCAAGCTGACCGCCCGGATCCAGGGACTCCGcagccgcgtcgccgccggcgaggcgtgcAACATCGACTACTACCTGCTCCTGGGCGTTCGGCGCGGGTGCACGCGCTCCGAGCTGGAACGCGCGCACCTGCTGCTCTCGCTGAAGCTCAAGCCTGACCGCGCCGTGGTGTTCGGCGAACGCCTGGAGCTCGTGGACGAGCACCGCGACCTCGAGGCGGTGCGCGACCAGGCTCGCATGTCCGCGCTGCTGCTGTACCGGATGCTGCAGAAGGGGTACTCGTTCGTCATGTCCGCCGTGCTGGACGAGGAGGCTGCCGAGAGGCAGAGGGCGAAGGACGCCGCTGCGGCCGCTGCtgcagccgcggccgccgcgttgGCTGCCAAGCAGGAAGCTGCGAAGCAAGAACCACCGCAGCCGGTGCCTGAGAAATCCAAGACCACGGAGACTGTCCGTCCAAGGAGCCCGCCAGGCCGTGCGCCCAAGGCGAAAACGAAGCCCAAGACGGCCGCCGTTCCAACGGTGTCCAAGGCGCCAGTGGCCGTGACCTCGACGGCGCCGGTGTACCAGGGGGTGTTCTGCCGCGACATGGCTGTGGTGGGAACCCTGCTgtcccgcggcgccggcggcgggttcgACCGTGCTCTCCCGGTGAAGTGCGAGGCGATGAGCTGCTGA